From Lampris incognitus isolate fLamInc1 chromosome 13, fLamInc1.hap2, whole genome shotgun sequence, one genomic window encodes:
- the plekha3 gene encoding pleckstrin homology domain-containing family A member 3 translates to MWLAERAMEGILYKWTNYMTGWQPRWFVLENGVISYYDSEDDVGKGSKGSIKMSVCDIKVHPTDPTRLELIIPGEQHFYVRAVNAAERQRWLVALGSSKAGTLDSHKHKGPDCLRTKMSELRLYCDLLVQQVQTIQSQYTADTQATSNSESSLLSATCATFIKTLEECMTLANHSLTPDLRPPERMKRSISHPGTYSFDRSGVPKEFVFGGQRSTQRRNRTCSDSSVYDTDRVLSTFNSDSSSIPEERTGAVSPKTTATDTDTDLSM, encoded by the exons ATGTGGCTAGCCGAACGAGCCATGGAAGGAATTCTGTACAAGTGGACGAATTACATGACAG GTTGGCAGCCCCGTTGGTTCGTCTTAGAGAATGGCGTCATATCCTATTATGACAGTGAGGATGACGTTGGTAAAGGAAGCAAAGGATCCATTAAGATGTCTGTCTGTGATATCAAAG TCCATCCTACAGATCCAACACGCCTGGAGCTAATAATTCCAGGTGAACAACATTTTTATGTCAGAGCTGTTAAtgctgcagagagacagagatggctgGTTGCTTTGGGCTCATCTAAGGCAGGAACATTAGACAGTCATAAACACAAAG GTCCAGATTGTCTGAGGACTAAGATGTCTGAACTCCGTCTCTACTGTGACCTTCTGGTCCAGCAGGTCCAAACAATCCAATCACAATACACTGCTGACACACAAGCCACGTCCAACTCTGAG TCTTCCCTCCTAAGTGCGACCTGTGCAACCTTCATCAAGACTTTGGAAGAATGTATGACCCTGGCCAACCACAGCTTAACCCCTGATCTCAGACCACCTGAGCGG aTGAAGAGGTCCATCAGTCACCCTGGAACATACAGTTTTGACAG GTCAGGTGTTCCGAAGGAATTTGTGtttggaggtcaaaggtcaactcAGCGCAGGAACAGGACCTGCTCAGACAGTTCTGTCTATGATACTGACC GTGTGCTGTCAACTTTCAACAGTGATTCGTCTTCTATCCCTGAGGAGAGAACCGGAGCGGTCAGTCCAAAGACCACggccacagacacagacactgacctGTCAATGTAA
- the LOC130122889 gene encoding uncharacterized protein LOC130122889: MPRCRDDSESSSASNNSGPEFDWDSDELESSSDSSSSIGPSSKGTPQSPGLDQDTPGSGSGSRSVAIDEAGAVEQVGMDSVTQWGMEGSQEERMESQEAGQKTGRRNRRLSLLKSHSLPTSFTPSSFSRPPSVISTLHLQVLSSKHGDTPFHTMPIFVLQLPSERGAFRQEEEQGTQGGGQDRSNSPPPPQPMQWWQTGLPWQQLQGPTNQQHLYQQQQPEQYQHAHQYGQHHQQQMFSPLSSWEQEVQPPPPTHTFPVLPMPLAHTLRQVSNTPQAHLQTITPHTCCCLHNTHVPLPPAYWSSFSRRTQM; encoded by the coding sequence ATGCCTCGGTGCAGGGATGACAGCGAGTCCAGCTCTGCTTCAAATAATTCCGGACCAGAGTTTGATTGGGATTCAGACGAGCTAGAATCCAGCTCGGACTCCAGTTCCAGCATTGGACCGTCGTCCAAGGGGACACCCCAAAGCCCTGGATTGGATCAGGACACACCTGGATCTGGATCTGGATCAAGATCTGTGGCGATAGATGAGGCCGGGGCGGTTGAGCAAGTGGGCATGGATAGTGTTACACAGTGGGGGATGGAAGGAAGCCAAGAGGAGAGGATGGAGAGTCAGGAGGCTggacagaagacagggagaaggaATAGAAGACTGTCCCTCCTCAAATCTCACTCTTTGCCTACATCCTTCactccctcctctttctcccgTCCTCCGTCCGTCATCTCCACGCTACACTTACAGGTGTTATCCAGCAAACATGGCGATACACCATTTCACACCATGCCCATTTTTGTCCTTCAGCTCCCGTCAGAGAGAGGGGCGTTcaggcaggaggaggagcaggggacACAAGGAGGGGGACAAGACAGAAGCAacagcccaccaccaccacaacccatGCAGTGGTGGCAGACTGGGTTACCATGGCAACAGCTGCAAGGACCAACAAACCAACAGCATCTTTATCAACAACAGCAACCAGAGCAATATCAACACGCACATCAATATGGGCAGCATCACCAAcaacaaatgttttctcctctctcgTCTTGGGAGCAAGAAGTACAACCACCTCCACCCACACATACATTTCCTGTGTTGCCCATGCCCTTAGCACACACACTGCGGCAAGTGTCAAACACACCCCAGGCACATCTGCAAACAATAACACCACACACATGTTGCTGTTTGCACAACACACACGTCCCCTTGCCTCCCGCATACTGGAGCAGTTTCAGCCGACGCACACAAATGTAG